From Brassica rapa cultivar Chiifu-401-42 chromosome A06, CAAS_Brap_v3.01, whole genome shotgun sequence:
tgaaataaaatagtTTGATATTAATTCAGTTAGTTAAAATGGAaccaaaacaaactaaaaaggGGCTTCAATATTAATTGGAAAACGAAGCAACCGGTTCATTTTATAGTCAAATATACTATTACACACTTTGGATTATTATAGTCTTTcgaaataaaagatataattttgttgataaattgaataaaaatgaACTAAACCATCTTTTCTTTTGAACAAACATGAGTGTTCAATTATAGTGTGATACATATCtttgtaatatataaaatataacatacgTACCTGCCAAGTCTTGATTCGAACACCAGCAAGAGTGTTCTGTATTGAGACGTCCTCAACTATGATATCAGACACACATGCAACGGTCTCATCTTTCCCCAGACTTCCTATGCTGTGATCACAAAAAGAAATCAGTAAGActgaaaggaaaacaaaaagaatattgtgaaatatacatatatatatatatactgtgtGTACCAACCTGATGCCATGGCCAGGGCCACAACTGATGTGGTGAATGTGTACATTGGAGGAGCCGGTTTGAATGGATACACAGTCATCTCCTGTATAATAAAGAAGGCAATGCTTGTTAAACAAAATGTAGAATTTTTAACCTTAgaatatgcatatataataaataactaatattttttactctctccgtttttttaatataagtcgttttagaattatgcacatagattaaaaaattattaatttttttatattttctaaacaaaaatatcattaattatttaccaaaccataaatcaaccaataataaaatagaagatatattattattagtcatataacattaagcgttaataaattttacatataaaaccgaaaatatcatataatttggaacataaaaatttttctacgacttatattaaaaaatagagGGAGTATTAAAGTTGTTAAATCATGATTCGGGTTTGGCATTTAAGTACATTAGAATCTCTGGTGTTTAAACATTTAGAATCTTCGGTCCACACATCTATCGTAATATATCTATAATTTTTAccaataaattaaagaaaagagaGCTTTTTCGTTCTGCATGCTTTGCTTGTTTGCATAAAAAGTTAGTTTGGGTGACAGTTATACCGTTAAGTGTTGTTACCAATGATGTCTTTACCTGTTTCGTGtctttattttataatacttttaaaaagtttttacaTTACTTATCTCTTTTTCCTGATATTCATTTCACTTTGGCGATACAACGTGGCGACCACTATGttcaattaaattttagtttatgtaACTCAAAATTTCAACTGCATAATAAGTCACATAATATGGGAGCAATGCCGCGGTAGACGGCAGAGCAAACTCCAAGTCATAAATTATTCCATATGCAATAGGCTATATGTTCATTTTTACCATTGGTTATAAAACGACTGAATTAAGCGCATGACAAAACTCATAGATTATGTGGATTATCAATCATAATCACTAATCAAAAACATTGAAAGGTATTTATTAGAATATTGTATAAGTACTGCTTAAgcttaagagaaaaaaaaatacatcaagATCTGTAATCTGATCCGGctaatttatttggtttagaATGATCATAGGAAAGCTTCTcgattttgtagtttttttttgttagataaaAAAGATCTAATTTTTATTGAAGGGAGTTACGTACCGCAAGCGATGTTGGAGTGTTGAATCTCGACATTACGTGTGTTCTGGAGGTGGATGCCGTCGGTGTTAGGGCTATTCTCGGGCGAAGATATCgttatgttgttgattttgACTCCATCAGAATCATCAAACTTCAGGTGACACAATGGGCTGTTCACGATGCTTATATCACGGACCGTCACGTTACCACTTGAATAAAACCTAAGTGCCTATGCGTATAAAATAAGCCAATCAACAGGCTTaccaattttctttttatatacaAAGTGACAAATTAGTCcgataacaataataataatcttatatatatatactcaccGTTGGTTTCATTGGTGGGATATACTTATTTTTCTGAAAAAGAAGACAAAAGCAAACAAACAATCATAAATCCGCTAATTCAAGATTGTAATCGATTCCGAGAAATTCCGGTTCGGGTTTGGTATTTTAAcgaatataaaaaaacaatcataaagacgactaaatataattttctttaaattaaatttaataacttGAATTATTTAAGACATAAAATCTTAACCATAGTTAAAAGTAAAGGCTGGAATCTCTTGGTTGAATCTCGTATCCGGGTTTTAAGTCCAAAAATCACTATGCTGTTTAAATACTGGAAAATAAAAACGTACTTGAGTTTGATAATTGTCTAAGTTCCACCAGTTATAGCCACGAGCATCAAGAGTCCCTGAGCCTTGGATGGTGACGTGACTGACCCATTTGAAGTTAAGCCATTGAAACAAGCTTGACTTAGGCCATGACCCTGTCTTAGTAGGAGCTACTAAGGTTCCTTCTATTTGAACCACCGTTTCCTCCTTGCACGGTCCTTGCAGCGTCACCGCCTTCACCATAAACTCTTTCCCTGCCGGAATCTCCACCTTCCCTCCGACTACTTTACAAGCCGCCTTCCACGCTCCGATCAATGCCTGCAGCTCCCCAATGATACAAATGTCATAACAATAAAGAAAATGTCTATACATATATCTAAAACCAAAAAAGATCTAAATATCTGGTCCGACAAGTATTTTAGATACATTTTAAGCTTAGgtaaaaaaacagaaatatttttagatagcAGTGTAACAAGGTAAATCTACCTTAGTTTTGATAAATCATTTGAAGCCTGCCACCAGATAAATTAAACCGAATAGATTGTGTACTAACAAGTGAAAACGCTACAAGAAGTTTTGAAGTTACTACTGAGCTCCAAAATGCGTAAGCTCTTAATTGTAGAAGCCCGATCCATTTGCGTTTTGATGATGAAGATCTTTTtcctttataattatttttggggatataatacattttcatatttcataaaatatttttgcaaAATGAAAACACAATGCTAAACAATTCTCCTTCCgcttatgttttgtttatatttacaattaacAAAAACAGTTTCTTTTATGTAATAGTGTACATATACCCAagtaatcatttttatttttgaaatatttagtatttttaaagattttaaaagtAACCCACAAACGCAAATGCAACGTCTGACTAATATGTCTCTTGCTTTGAAAGTAAATCGTTGGTATtagaaatatatgaattatgttTGTGCGTACCTTTGAGTCGTCTGAGATCCCATCGCCCTTGGCACCGAAGGAGAGGATGTCAAAAACACCATCATGGGTGGACGGATAAGGGGCGGGTGCAGGAGAGCCGGTAGGGGTATCTCTAGAATGACGACGGTGTTTGGGTTTGATCCTCTTGACGTGATGTTTACGACCCTCAACGGAGATTGTGGAGATTGCGGCTGCTATGATAATGAAGCCGATCAGCATAGCTAAAAGCGGCGAACTCTTTATTATCTTCATTTTCTCTTATGCTTTTGTTGTGACTATTGGTGGGAAAGGAGATGGTTATAAGAGATGTAGTTGATGGACGAGTTATATAGCAACCTTTTTTTCAAAATGACCCTTTCTTTTGAACTATTTTCAGAAGTACCCTTTAAACTTTAAAAAGagaatagcaaaaaaaaaactttaaaagagaaaaatttgtcttgtaagttttttttttttttgagaaagaattTGTCTTGTAAGTTGTATACATAAATGGGTGTGTAGTGGCTTACTGTTATTGGATTTGGGGGTGAATGGACGTAAATGCGATTCCATTGTCTGTACCAAGAACATATATGAGCCTGAGTGATTTACTTATAAGTGTT
This genomic window contains:
- the LOC103875286 gene encoding polygalacturonase At1g48100 isoform X1 — translated: MKIIKSSPLLAMLIGFIIIAAAISTISVEGRKHHVKRIKPKHRRHSRDTPTGSPAPAPYPSTHDGVFDILSFGAKGDGISDDSKALIGAWKAACKVVGGKVEIPAGKEFMVKAVTLQGPCKEETVVQIEGTLVAPTKTGSWPKSSLFQWLNFKWVSHVTIQGSGTLDARGYNWWNLDNYQTQKNKYIPPMKPTALRFYSSGNVTVRDISIVNSPLCHLKFDDSDGVKINNITISSPENSPNTDGIHLQNTRNVEIQHSNIACGDDCVSIQTGSSNVHIHHISCGPGHGISIGSLGKDETVACVSDIIVEDVSIQNTLAGVRIKTWQGGLGVVKNLTFSNIQVTDVQVPIVIDQYYCDKSKCKNQTSAVSISDVKYNNIVGSFTAQPVRIACSNNVPCMDVDLMDIRLRPSGGIRGLQTHQQQHALCWNSYGKTQGPLVPSSIGYCLKKSNIDGYYPKRFIASSHEKLCPL
- the LOC103875286 gene encoding polygalacturonase At1g48100 isoform X2; the encoded protein is MKIIKSSPLLAMLIGFIIIAAAISTISVEGRKHHVKRIKPKHRRHSRDTPTGSPAPAPYPSTHDGVFDILSFGAKGDGISDDSKALIGAWKAACKVVGGKVEIPAGKEFMVKAVTLQGPCKEETVVQIEGTLVAPTKTGSWPKSSLFQWLNFKWVSHVTIQGSGTLDARGYNWWNLDNYQTQALRFYSSGNVTVRDISIVNSPLCHLKFDDSDGVKINNITISSPENSPNTDGIHLQNTRNVEIQHSNIACGDDCVSIQTGSSNVHIHHISCGPGHGISIGSLGKDETVACVSDIIVEDVSIQNTLAGVRIKTWQGGLGVVKNLTFSNIQVTDVQVPIVIDQYYCDKSKCKNQTSAVSISDVKYNNIVGSFTAQPVRIACSNNVPCMDVDLMDIRLRPSGGIRGLQTHQQQHALCWNSYGKTQGPLVPSSIGYCLKKSNIDGYYPKRFIASSHEKLCPL